The following nucleotide sequence is from Streptomyces bathyalis.
GCCGACCTCGTGGTGGTCGCACCTGCCACCGCCGACATCCTCGCCAAGGCCGCTCACGGGCTCGCGGACGACCTGCTCACCAACACCCTTCTCACCGCGCGATGTCCGGTGATCTTCGCGCCCGCCATGCACACGGAGATGTGGGAGCACCCGGCCACACAGGAGAACGTCGCCACGCTGCGCCGCCGGGGCGCGCTCGTCATCGAGCCCGCCGTGGGGCGTCTGACCGGCGTCGACACCGGCAAGGGGCGCTTCCCGGACCCGGAGAGCGTCTTCGAGTTGTGCCGCCGGGTCCTCACCCGGGGAAGCGCCGAGGTGCCCGCCGACATGGCAGGGCGGCACGTGGTGATCAGCGCGGGCGGTACGCGCGAACCGCTCGACCCCGTGCGGTTCCTCGGCAACCGCTCGTCGGGTAAGCAGGGTTACGCGCTGGCCCGTACGGCCGCCGCCCGAGGCGCACGCGTCACGCTGGTCGCGGCGAACACCACCCTCCCCGCCCCCGCCGGCGTCGACGTGGTGCCCGTTGAGACGGCCGCTCAGCTGCGCGAGGCCGTCGTGAAGGCCGCCGGGGACGCCGACGCCGTGGTGATGGCGGCTGCCGTCGCCGACTTCCGGCCCGCCGTCTACGCGCCCGGCAAGATCAAGAAGCGGAACGGTGCCGACCCGGACCCCGTCGCCCTCGTGCGCAACCCGGACATCCTCGCGGAACTGTCCACGGACCGGCCGCGCGCCGGCCAGATCGTCGTCGGCTTCGCCGCCGAGACGGAGGACGCTCTCGCCAACGGCCGCACCAAGCTCGCGCGCAAGAGGTGCGACCTTCTCGTCGTCAACGAGGTCGGGGAGCACAGGACTTTCGGTGCCGAGGACAACGAGGCCGTGGTACTCGGCGCCGACGGCAGCGAGACCCCCGTCCCGTACGGCCCCAAAGAGGCGCTGTCCGATACGGTTTGGGACCTGGTCGCACTGCGTTTTCCCTGACCCGGGCGGCCGTGGGACACCGGCGTGGAATCAACGGTTCCGCCAAGCCCGACTTGTGTGATATGTCACGAGGTGGTCGCTGTTCCGTCATCGCGTCAAGAGGGCCTCGTGGGCGATTCCGGGCAGGGTTACGCAGGTCACCGTGGTATCGAACTTCGAGACGACGTGATTGGATGCGGCCGTAGATGGATAAACTGGCGGCGGACCGTGCTTGGGCCTCTGCTCTCGCGCACAGCCCCCGACCGGTCCGCCCATGAATAGCCAGCAGCCGCTGCAACCCCAGGGAGCGATGTGTCCCGCCGTCTGTTCACCTCGGAATCCGTGACCGAGGGTCATCCTGACAAGATTGCTGACCAGATCAGCGACACCATCCTCGACGCGCTGCTCAAGGAGGACCCGCACTCGCGGGTCGCCGTCGAGACTCTGATCACCACCGGCCTTGTGCACGTCGCCGGTGAGGTGACCACCAAGGCCTATGCCCCGATCTCTTCGCTGGTGCGCAACAAGATCCTGGACATCGGTTACGACTCCTCGAAGAAGGGCTTCGACGGCGCCTCCTGCGGCGTCTCGGAGTCCATCGGTGCCCAGTCCCCCGACATCGCGCAGGGCGTCGACACCGCGTACGAGAACCGTGTCGAGGGCGACGAGGACGAGCTCGACAAGCAGGGCGCGGGCGACCAGGGCCTGATGTTCGGCTACGCCTGCGACGAGACGGCCGAGTACATGCCGTTGCCGATCCAGCTGGCCCACCGGCTCTCCGAGCGCCTCTCGGACGTCCGCAAGAACGGGACCATCCCCTACCTGCGCCCGGACGGCAAGACGCAGGTCACCATCGAGTACGAGGGCGACAAGGCCGTCCGTCTCGACACCGTCGTGGTCTCCTCGCAGCACGCCGCGGACATCGACCTCGACTCGCTGCTCGCCCCGGACATCCGCGAGTACGTCGTGGAGCCGGAGCTCAAGCGCCTCAT
It contains:
- the coaBC gene encoding bifunctional phosphopantothenoylcysteine decarboxylase/phosphopantothenate--cysteine ligase CoaBC, with the translated sequence MEQREQERPRVVLGVTGGIAAYKACELLRRLTESGHETRVVPTESALHFVGAATFAALSGKPVATDVWDSVHEVPHVRIGQGADLVVVAPATADILAKAAHGLADDLLTNTLLTARCPVIFAPAMHTEMWEHPATQENVATLRRRGALVIEPAVGRLTGVDTGKGRFPDPESVFELCRRVLTRGSAEVPADMAGRHVVISAGGTREPLDPVRFLGNRSSGKQGYALARTAAARGARVTLVAANTTLPAPAGVDVVPVETAAQLREAVVKAAGDADAVVMAAAVADFRPAVYAPGKIKKRNGADPDPVALVRNPDILAELSTDRPRAGQIVVGFAAETEDALANGRTKLARKRCDLLVVNEVGEHRTFGAEDNEAVVLGADGSETPVPYGPKEALSDTVWDLVALRFP
- the metK gene encoding methionine adenosyltransferase, whose protein sequence is MSRRLFTSESVTEGHPDKIADQISDTILDALLKEDPHSRVAVETLITTGLVHVAGEVTTKAYAPISSLVRNKILDIGYDSSKKGFDGASCGVSESIGAQSPDIAQGVDTAYENRVEGDEDELDKQGAGDQGLMFGYACDETAEYMPLPIQLAHRLSERLSDVRKNGTIPYLRPDGKTQVTIEYEGDKAVRLDTVVVSSQHAADIDLDSLLAPDIREYVVEPELKRLIDEDGVKLDTSGYRLLVNPTGRFEIGGPMGDAGLTGRKIIVDTYGGYARHGGGAFSGKDPSKVDRSAAYATRWVAKNVVAAELATRCEVQVAYAIGKAEPVGVFVETFGTAAVDVEKIEAAISEVFDLRPAAIIRDLDLLRPIYAQTAAYGHFGRELPDFTWERTDRVDALRKAAGL